In Mixta intestinalis, the following are encoded in one genomic region:
- a CDS encoding DUF554 domain-containing protein: MLTGPYVNGAAIIIGGLLGAVAGRHIPERIKTALPLTFGLCSIGLGINLVVKVNYMPAVVIAMVLGAVIGELFWLEQGVGKAAGLTRGLVNRFLPPVKGIGAESFTENFVAILVLFCASGTGIFGAMHEGMTGDPSILYIKTVLDLFTAAVFATMLGYAVIAIAVPQVLIQVGLAMLAVVILPLISPAMMGDFSCAGGLIMIAAGLRICNIRLFPVVNMLPGLFLVMPCSYLWATLVS, encoded by the coding sequence ATGCTCACTGGCCCATACGTTAATGGTGCTGCGATAATTATTGGCGGTTTGCTCGGTGCGGTAGCAGGTCGCCATATTCCGGAACGCATTAAAACGGCTCTGCCGCTGACCTTTGGACTCTGTTCAATCGGTCTCGGTATCAATCTGGTGGTCAAAGTAAACTATATGCCCGCCGTGGTCATCGCCATGGTACTCGGCGCGGTCATTGGTGAGCTGTTTTGGCTGGAACAAGGCGTCGGTAAAGCTGCGGGGTTGACACGTGGCCTGGTTAACCGCTTTCTACCGCCGGTAAAAGGTATCGGTGCCGAGAGCTTTACTGAAAATTTCGTCGCGATTCTGGTACTGTTTTGCGCCAGTGGAACCGGCATCTTTGGGGCGATGCATGAAGGAATGACCGGCGATCCCTCCATTCTGTATATTAAAACGGTGCTCGATCTGTTTACCGCTGCGGTTTTTGCCACCATGCTGGGCTATGCGGTGATCGCTATCGCCGTTCCACAGGTGCTGATACAGGTAGGGCTGGCGATGCTGGCGGTGGTCATCTTACCGCTGATCTCGCCGGCGATGATGGGCGATTTTTCCTGTGCGGGCGGCCTGATTATGATTGCGGCTGGCCTGCGCATCTGCAACATCAGGCTGTTTCCGGTGGTAAATATGCTGCCTGGCCTGTTCCTGGTGATGCCCTGCTCTTACCTGTGGGCCACGCTGGTCAGTTAA
- a CDS encoding cytochrome d ubiquinol oxidase subunit II, giving the protein MIALSLADISAATLAVSLLLYLLLDGTDLGVGMLLFCFRNAESRRRLTATILPIWDANETWLVLLAGGMLALFPVAYSTLFSAIYLPLFIMLLALVMRAVALEYRGHVNQRWHRALDKLHQLSSLIAAFIQGALVGLVVSGQTESGPFAWLSLYPALCGLGLIAAYLLCGCCWIQWRIRGPEVVLAHHLAWLFLVLSLALLVAINMLDNRALLQAWQRLPGRIVLLLTLLTLAALLIAMVRRRPMLSLMLALSLITLCWGLLIIGLYPWILPGKLTIQQAAAAPATQLFLLSGYALILPVTLAYNSWAFWVFRAKVR; this is encoded by the coding sequence GTGATTGCCCTGTCGCTGGCTGATATTTCTGCCGCCACGCTGGCGGTCTCGCTGCTGCTGTACCTGCTGCTGGACGGCACCGATCTTGGTGTCGGTATGCTGCTGTTCTGTTTTCGCAACGCCGAATCACGTCGCCGCCTCACCGCCACTATCCTGCCGATCTGGGACGCCAATGAAACCTGGCTGGTGCTGCTGGCGGGCGGCATGCTGGCGCTGTTTCCTGTGGCCTACAGCACGCTGTTTAGCGCCATCTATTTACCGCTGTTTATTATGCTGCTGGCGCTGGTGATGCGCGCCGTGGCGCTGGAGTATCGCGGTCATGTTAATCAGCGCTGGCACCGTGCGCTGGATAAACTTCACCAGCTTAGCTCGCTGATTGCCGCTTTTATTCAGGGCGCGCTGGTCGGTTTGGTGGTGAGCGGACAAACTGAATCCGGGCCTTTTGCCTGGCTGTCGCTCTATCCGGCGCTGTGCGGCCTGGGGCTGATTGCGGCTTATCTGCTCTGCGGCTGCTGCTGGATTCAGTGGCGTATCAGAGGACCGGAGGTCGTGCTGGCGCACCATTTGGCCTGGCTGTTTCTGGTACTCAGCCTGGCGCTGCTGGTGGCGATTAATATGCTGGATAATCGTGCCCTGCTCCAGGCCTGGCAGCGTCTGCCGGGCCGGATAGTGCTGCTGCTGACGCTGCTGACGCTGGCAGCTTTGCTTATCGCCATGGTACGCAGACGCCCCATGCTGTCGCTGATGCTGGCGTTAAGCCTGATAACCTTATGTTGGGGATTGCTGATTATCGGCCTCTATCCCTGGATACTGCCGGGCAAACTGACGATTCAACAGGCCGCCGCTGCGCCAGCAACGCAGCTATTTCTGCTGAGCGGCTACGCGCTAATCCTGCCGGTCACCCTCGCCTATAACAGCTGGGCCTTCTGGGTATTTCGTGCCAAAGTGCGCTAG
- a CDS encoding cytochrome ubiquinol oxidase subunit I, with amino-acid sequence MPDTELTLLLSRAQFAITIGLHIILAGFSFGLSLWLTILEGLWLWRKQQRYLDVYNFWLKIFALNVAVGVVSGVVMEFQFGTNWAPFIERVGGLIGPLMFYEVLVAFFLEAGMVGVMMFGMDRIGPRLHFMVTALVAVGALISVFWIIAANAWMQTPAGFVLDEQQRFQPQSWLAIIFTPSFPWRLAHMTLAMLIGTALMVAAVGAWQLLRNEDNGRGKLMASMSLWGLLFLTPLQALIGDLHGENTLRYQPAKIAAVEGDWQRPPPGQGEPLRLFALPDQQQQRNRWELAIPDIGSLYLRHNLSGQIKSLSEFPPQDIPPVAPLFFAFRLMVGLGMLTIAVSLAALVQRLRGRLWQTRWLLKTVVLMGPAGFIAMLAGWVVTEMGRQPWTVYGLLRTADSVSPLDSRLVIASGCAILFIYGLVFFIGLRYLLRYANRTIEVGEAGPAPEMDPSGDKS; translated from the coding sequence ATGCCTGATACCGAGCTGACGCTGCTGCTCTCCCGCGCCCAGTTTGCGATAACTATCGGCCTGCACATTATCCTGGCAGGTTTTAGCTTCGGCCTGTCGCTGTGGCTGACGATACTTGAAGGGCTTTGGCTGTGGCGTAAACAGCAGCGTTATCTCGACGTCTATAACTTCTGGTTGAAGATCTTTGCGCTGAACGTGGCGGTCGGCGTGGTTTCCGGCGTGGTGATGGAGTTTCAGTTTGGCACCAACTGGGCCCCTTTTATTGAGCGCGTCGGCGGGCTAATCGGCCCGCTGATGTTCTACGAAGTGCTGGTCGCCTTCTTTCTGGAAGCAGGCATGGTGGGCGTAATGATGTTCGGTATGGATCGCATCGGCCCGCGCCTGCATTTTATGGTGACGGCGCTGGTGGCAGTGGGCGCGCTGATCAGCGTGTTCTGGATCATAGCCGCCAACGCCTGGATGCAAACGCCCGCCGGGTTTGTGCTGGATGAGCAGCAGCGTTTCCAGCCACAGAGCTGGCTGGCGATTATTTTTACCCCTTCTTTTCCCTGGCGGCTGGCACATATGACGCTGGCGATGCTGATCGGCACCGCTTTAATGGTAGCGGCGGTGGGCGCATGGCAATTGTTGCGCAACGAGGATAACGGGCGAGGAAAGCTGATGGCTTCAATGAGCCTGTGGGGGCTATTGTTCCTGACGCCGCTTCAGGCGCTGATCGGCGATCTGCATGGTGAAAATACGCTGCGCTATCAGCCAGCAAAAATTGCCGCCGTCGAAGGCGACTGGCAGCGACCGCCGCCGGGCCAGGGCGAGCCGTTGCGTCTGTTCGCCCTGCCCGACCAGCAGCAACAGCGCAACCGCTGGGAACTGGCGATTCCTGATATCGGCTCGCTCTATCTGCGCCATAACTTAAGCGGTCAGATAAAAAGTCTCAGCGAGTTTCCGCCGCAGGATATCCCGCCGGTTGCCCCGCTATTTTTTGCCTTTCGTCTGATGGTTGGGCTGGGCATGTTAACGATCGCCGTTAGTCTGGCGGCGCTGGTGCAGCGGCTACGCGGGCGTTTGTGGCAAACGCGCTGGCTGTTAAAAACGGTGGTGTTAATGGGGCCGGCAGGCTTTATCGCCATGCTCGCCGGTTGGGTCGTTACCGAGATGGGGCGGCAGCCCTGGACCGTTTACGGTCTGCTGCGTACCGCCGACAGCGTCTCACCGCTTGATAGCAGGCTGGTCATCGCCTCCGGCTGCGCTATTTTGTTCATCTACGGCCTGGTCTTTTTTATCGGCCTGCGTTATCTGCTGCGCTATGCCAATCGCACCATTGAGGTCGGTGAGGCTGGTCCGGCACCGGAAATGGATCCTTCAGGAGATAAATCGTGA
- a CDS encoding DUF1641 domain-containing protein yields the protein MAERMSYEVPPTKTAPDAHDALHELLQSLHHHGFLRLANDVVSANTQIAKVLVDGLNKPGSQNAMQNLSALLMALADIPPGEFYKTISAVKSALSAVNHHTQTQQQHDVAPGVSGTWKLLHDEDLWHAVMPLVAGLKAFASAMEQPAPEKPISAFSGKDSHA from the coding sequence ATGGCTGAACGAATGAGCTACGAGGTGCCGCCAACCAAAACCGCCCCCGACGCGCATGACGCGCTGCACGAGTTGCTGCAAAGCCTGCACCACCACGGCTTTTTACGTCTGGCCAACGATGTGGTCTCCGCCAATACCCAGATCGCTAAGGTGCTGGTGGACGGCCTGAATAAGCCGGGTTCGCAGAATGCGATGCAAAACCTGTCGGCACTGCTGATGGCGCTGGCGGATATTCCGCCGGGTGAGTTTTATAAGACGATTTCTGCCGTTAAGTCAGCGCTGAGTGCGGTCAATCACCATACGCAAACCCAGCAGCAACATGACGTGGCACCGGGCGTCAGCGGCACCTGGAAACTGCTGCATGATGAAGATCTCTGGCACGCGGTAATGCCGCTAGTTGCCGGACTGAAAGCCTTTGCCAGCGCGATGGAACAGCCAGCGCCGGAGAAACCGATCAGCGCCTTCAGCGGCAAAGACAGCCATGCCTGA
- the fdhF gene encoding formate dehydrogenase subunit alpha has translation MSQHTCTIIYNGEPLHGDADIPLIDFLQAQGKILPHVCYHPALPPLQSCDVCWVEHQGELVRGCTLRSKEGLTISSRQPEALAAQEEGMDRLLARHELYCTLCEHNTGDCTLHNTVADMHIPIQYYPYQRKPYQKDESNPFYTYDPDQCILCGRCVEACQNVEVNETLSIDYSADHPRVLWDGGTQIAGSSCVSCGHCVTVCPCNALLEKTMQPNAGPFTAMPEDLKRPMIDLVKALENTIGAPPITGVSLMDMAMRQKEIKKTKTVCTYCGVGCSFEMWTRDRHILKVQPVVDAPVNGISTCLKGKFGWDFVNSPQRLTTPLIREQGRFRPASWDEALDLVARRLKEIAAQHGGDSIGFIGSSKGSNEEAYLTQKIARLIFGTNNVDNSSRYCQNPATQGLFRTVGYGGDAGTLEDLQQADLIVIVGSNLAENHPVIASRIKAAQKHKGQKLLVVDPRMNEMAERADLWLRIRPGSDSLWASAMSRYMFDHGYADTAFLNDKVNQVEAYRASLAPYSLHYASEHTDLAVGQLIEAAEMIGQAQRVCLLWAMGITQHSHGADTSTALSNLLLVTGNYGRPGTGGYPMRGHNNVQGASDFGCLSNVYPGYESVTDAAVREKWARAWGVTATALSDKVGSDNFMMVQHAHEGSLKAMMIIGEETAFSDADASKVHEAFSKLDFMVVQDIFMSRTAEFADVVLPGCPSVEKEGSYVNTERRIQRFYEVMPPLGDSRPDWRILTDLAARLGHPWDYRHPGDIMAEAANIATLFAGVSYARLSGWQSQLWPVKADGSSTPLLYTDGFKFPDGKAVLWPVDWQPPQEEPDEQYDLLLNNGRMLEHFQSTNQTGRGGRMFNLSPNWFVEISPQLARERQLSEGDWVNIASRRGALQVPVTITSRVAGNVLFIPIHHGKPGINSLTGDHHDPDVNTPAYKEIAVRMQKLPHPPQAEVLPRQNFRHGSRTPLPHLPIEEKWRQEGYTLPPEHTQHPEKF, from the coding sequence ATGAGCCAACACACCTGCACCATTATCTATAACGGTGAGCCGCTGCACGGCGATGCCGATATTCCGCTGATCGATTTTCTCCAGGCGCAGGGCAAAATATTGCCGCACGTCTGCTATCACCCGGCGCTGCCGCCGCTGCAATCCTGCGACGTATGCTGGGTAGAGCATCAGGGCGAACTGGTACGCGGCTGTACGCTGCGCAGCAAGGAGGGCCTGACCATCTCCAGCCGTCAGCCAGAGGCGCTGGCAGCGCAGGAAGAAGGCATGGATCGCCTGCTGGCGCGCCATGAGCTTTACTGCACGCTGTGTGAACACAATACCGGCGACTGTACGCTGCACAACACCGTCGCCGATATGCATATTCCGATTCAGTACTATCCCTACCAGCGCAAGCCTTATCAGAAAGATGAAAGCAACCCCTTCTATACCTACGATCCCGATCAGTGCATTCTGTGCGGGCGCTGCGTCGAAGCGTGTCAAAACGTTGAGGTCAACGAAACGCTCTCTATCGACTACAGCGCCGATCACCCGCGTGTGCTGTGGGACGGCGGCACGCAGATTGCCGGTTCCAGCTGCGTCAGCTGCGGTCACTGCGTTACCGTCTGCCCCTGCAATGCGCTGCTGGAAAAAACCATGCAGCCCAACGCCGGACCTTTTACCGCCATGCCGGAAGATCTGAAGCGGCCGATGATCGATCTGGTGAAAGCGCTGGAAAACACCATCGGCGCGCCGCCGATTACCGGCGTATCGCTGATGGATATGGCGATGCGCCAGAAAGAGATAAAAAAAACCAAAACGGTCTGCACCTACTGCGGCGTCGGCTGTAGCTTTGAAATGTGGACGCGCGATCGTCATATCCTCAAGGTACAGCCGGTGGTCGATGCGCCAGTCAACGGCATTTCCACCTGTCTGAAAGGCAAATTCGGCTGGGATTTCGTCAACAGCCCGCAGCGCCTGACCACGCCGCTGATCCGCGAACAGGGCCGCTTCCGCCCCGCCAGCTGGGATGAAGCACTGGACCTGGTAGCGCGGCGGCTGAAAGAGATCGCCGCGCAACACGGCGGCGACAGCATCGGTTTTATCGGCTCCAGCAAGGGCAGCAATGAAGAAGCCTACCTGACGCAAAAAATCGCCCGACTGATTTTCGGCACCAATAATGTGGATAACTCGTCGCGCTACTGCCAGAACCCGGCCACTCAGGGGCTGTTTCGCACCGTAGGCTACGGCGGCGATGCGGGCACGCTGGAAGATTTACAGCAGGCCGATCTGATCGTCATCGTTGGCAGCAACCTGGCGGAAAACCATCCGGTAATCGCCTCGCGCATCAAGGCGGCGCAGAAGCACAAGGGGCAGAAACTGCTGGTGGTCGATCCACGCATGAACGAAATGGCGGAGCGTGCCGATCTCTGGCTGCGTATTCGCCCCGGCAGCGACAGCCTTTGGGCCAGCGCCATGTCGCGCTATATGTTCGATCACGGCTATGCCGACACCGCGTTTCTTAATGACAAGGTCAATCAGGTAGAGGCGTATCGCGCCTCGCTGGCTCCCTACAGCCTGCACTACGCCAGCGAGCATACCGATCTTGCCGTCGGGCAGCTGATTGAGGCGGCAGAAATGATTGGTCAGGCGCAGCGCGTTTGCCTGCTCTGGGCGATGGGCATTACCCAGCACAGCCACGGTGCCGATACCAGCACCGCACTCTCTAATCTGCTGCTGGTTACCGGCAACTATGGCCGTCCCGGTACCGGTGGCTATCCGATGCGCGGCCATAACAATGTACAAGGTGCCAGCGATTTTGGCTGTCTGAGCAACGTCTATCCCGGCTATGAAAGCGTCACCGACGCGGCGGTACGGGAAAAATGGGCGCGCGCCTGGGGCGTTACGGCGACGGCACTCTCCGATAAGGTCGGCTCCGATAACTTTATGATGGTGCAACATGCTCATGAAGGTTCGCTGAAGGCGATGATGATTATCGGCGAGGAAACCGCGTTCTCCGATGCCGACGCCAGCAAAGTGCATGAGGCCTTCAGCAAACTCGATTTTATGGTGGTGCAGGATATTTTTATGAGCCGTACCGCCGAATTTGCCGACGTGGTGCTGCCCGGCTGCCCCAGCGTGGAGAAAGAGGGCAGCTACGTTAATACCGAGCGCCGCATTCAGCGCTTTTATGAGGTGATGCCGCCGCTGGGCGACAGCCGCCCGGACTGGCGCATTCTGACCGATCTGGCAGCGCGCCTCGGACATCCCTGGGATTACCGTCATCCGGGCGACATTATGGCTGAAGCGGCAAACATCGCCACGCTTTTCGCCGGGGTCAGCTATGCGCGTCTCAGCGGCTGGCAATCACAGCTCTGGCCGGTAAAAGCAGACGGCAGCAGCACGCCGCTGCTCTATACCGACGGTTTTAAATTCCCTGACGGCAAAGCGGTGCTGTGGCCTGTTGACTGGCAGCCGCCGCAGGAAGAACCGGACGAACAGTACGATCTGCTACTGAACAACGGACGTATGCTGGAACATTTCCAGTCCACTAACCAGACCGGACGCGGAGGTCGAATGTTCAACCTCTCGCCAAACTGGTTTGTTGAAATCAGCCCGCAGCTCGCCCGTGAACGGCAGCTCAGCGAGGGCGACTGGGTCAACATCGCTTCACGGCGCGGCGCGCTACAGGTGCCGGTTACCATCACTTCACGCGTGGCGGGAAACGTGCTGTTTATCCCAATCCACCACGGCAAACCCGGCATTAACAGCCTGACCGGCGATCACCACGATCCGGATGTCAACACGCCAGCCTATAAAGAGATCGCCGTGAGGATGCAAAAGCTGCCGCACCCGCCGCAGGCGGAGGTGCTGCCGCGGCAAAACTTCCGCCACGGCAGCCGTACCCCGCTGCCGCACCTGCCCATCGAAGAAAAGTGGCGGCAGGAAGGCTATACCCTGCCGCCTGAACACACCCAACACCCGGAGAAATTTTAA